The proteins below come from a single Oncorhynchus keta strain PuntledgeMale-10-30-2019 chromosome 32, Oket_V2, whole genome shotgun sequence genomic window:
- the LOC118365360 gene encoding cell death-inducing p53-target protein 1, whose product MSSDPPPPYPGGPSAPLIKEKNGQPAIPGSAVPVSTGPPQGHPLPPDYGPPPYEATLQPGFLPPHVPGDGAMPIPHGGFYPPPGHFGPGQFGPGQFGPGPIQFGPVAGQTAHTVLVPPGTATTVTVLQGEIFQTAPVQTVCHHCQQPIITRINHSVGLMNAVFCLFCFFVGCDLGCCLIPCLIDDLKDVIHTCPYCKGYIYTYKRIC is encoded by the exons ATGTCCAGCGacccccctcctccctacccCGGAGGTCCCAGCGCCCCTCTTATCAAGGAGAAGAATGGACAGCCAGCCATTCCGG GCTCGGCGGTCCCTGTATCGACGGGTCCTCCTCAGGGACACCCCCTGCCTCCAGACTATGGCCCTCCACCCTACGAGGCCACGCTACAGCCAGGCTTCTTGCCGCCACACGTCCCAGGAGATGGGGCCATGCCCATACCACATG GTGGCTTCTACCCTCCGCCAGGTCACTTTGGCCCAGGGCAGTTTGGCCCGGGGCAGTTTGGCCCGGGGCCCATTCAATTTGGGCCTGTGGCAGGTCAGACGGCTCACACGGTGCTGGTACCCCCTGGGACAGCTACCACAGTGACCGTGCTACAGGGGGAGATATTCCAGACAGCACCTGTACAGACTGTGTGTCACCACTGCCAGCAGCCCATCATCACCCGTATCAACCACAGCGTGGGCCTCATGAACGCTGTCTTCTGCCTCTTCTGCTTCTTTGTTGG gtGTGATCTGGGTTGCTGCTTGATTCCCTGTCTGATCGACGATCTCAAGGATGTGATACACACCTGCCCCTACTGCAAGGGCTACATCTACACATACAAGCGCATCTGCTAA
- the LOC118365358 gene encoding uncharacterized protein LOC118365358 isoform X2 translates to MSGSSEHRELDRISMEMNQLSFRRQQLIDRRNMLTILQEFRNRTNRSSTDGSKEQTEIQCLDKELQELSEKKRELQERQDNILHSKDQIKECIISQGGVSVLPDPSVVFVEAPPSIPAPEVILDIQKLPPCSAQTQCPQCRQFITTEIVTSIGNVACLVCVTMSILGCVAGCCLIPFCIDNFKDITHRCPKCRSPIITIKKL, encoded by the exons ATGTCTGGCTCTTCTGAGCACAGGGAGCTGGATAGGATCTCCATGGAGATGAACCAACTGTCATTCAGGAGGCAGCAACTGATCGATCGCAGGAACATGCTGACCATCCTGCAGGAGTTCAGGAACCGCACCAACCGCAGTAGCACAG ATGGCTCCAAGGAGCAGACTGAGATTCAATGCCTTGATAAGGAACTGCAGGAGCTGtctgagaagaagagagagctgCAGGAAAGGCAAGATAACATTCTCCATTCCAAGGACCAAATAAAAG AGTGCATCATCAGTCAGGGGGGTGTATCTGTTCTCCCTGACCCCTCTGTTGTCTTTGTTGAAGCTCCACCCTCTATACCAG CTCCGGAGGTCATCCTGGACATCCAGAAACTTCCTCCCTGCTCAGCTCAGACCCAGTGCCCACAGTGTCGACAGTTCATCACCACAGAGATTGTCACTTCAATAGGCAATGTGGCCTGTCTGGTCTGTGTCACAATGTCTATACTTGG CTGTGTGGCTGGCTGCTGCCTTATCCCTTTCTGCATTGATAACTTCAAAGATATCACGCATAGATGTCCTAAGTGTCGAAGTCCAATAATCACCATCAAAAAGCTCTGA
- the LOC118365359 gene encoding DNA-directed RNA polymerase III subunit RPC10: protein MLLFCPTCGNVLIVEEGQKCYRFACNTCPYVHNITRKVNNRKYPKLKEVDDVLGGAAAWENVDSTPEKCPKCEHPRAFFMQIQTRSADEPMTTFYKCCNYECGHRWRD from the exons ATGCTTCTGTTTTGTCCAACATGTGGGAATGTGTTGATTGTAGAGGAAGGACAGAAGTGCTATCGATTCGCCTGCAACACATGTCCGTACGTGCATAACATTACTAGGAAG GTAAACAACAGGAAGTATCCCAAACTGAAAGAGGTTGATGATGTGCTTGGTGGAGCTGCAGCCTGGGAAAATGTGGATTCCACGCCAG AAAAATGTCCCAAGTGTGAGCACCCCCGAGCATTCTTCATGCAGATTCAGACAAGATCTGCAGATGAACCGATGACGACGTTCTACAAATGCTGCAATTATGAGTGTGGACATCGCTGGAGAGACTAA
- the LOC118365358 gene encoding uncharacterized protein LOC118365358 isoform X1, with protein MSGSSEHRELDRISMEMNQLSFRRQQLIDRRNMLTILQEFRNRTNRSSTADGSKEQTEIQCLDKELQELSEKKRELQERQDNILHSKDQIKECIISQGGVSVLPDPSVVFVEAPPSIPAPEVILDIQKLPPCSAQTQCPQCRQFITTEIVTSIGNVACLVCVTMSILGCVAGCCLIPFCIDNFKDITHRCPKCRSPIITIKKL; from the exons ATGTCTGGCTCTTCTGAGCACAGGGAGCTGGATAGGATCTCCATGGAGATGAACCAACTGTCATTCAGGAGGCAGCAACTGATCGATCGCAGGAACATGCTGACCATCCTGCAGGAGTTCAGGAACCGCACCAACCGCAGTAGCACAG CAGATGGCTCCAAGGAGCAGACTGAGATTCAATGCCTTGATAAGGAACTGCAGGAGCTGtctgagaagaagagagagctgCAGGAAAGGCAAGATAACATTCTCCATTCCAAGGACCAAATAAAAG AGTGCATCATCAGTCAGGGGGGTGTATCTGTTCTCCCTGACCCCTCTGTTGTCTTTGTTGAAGCTCCACCCTCTATACCAG CTCCGGAGGTCATCCTGGACATCCAGAAACTTCCTCCCTGCTCAGCTCAGACCCAGTGCCCACAGTGTCGACAGTTCATCACCACAGAGATTGTCACTTCAATAGGCAATGTGGCCTGTCTGGTCTGTGTCACAATGTCTATACTTGG CTGTGTGGCTGGCTGCTGCCTTATCCCTTTCTGCATTGATAACTTCAAAGATATCACGCATAGATGTCCTAAGTGTCGAAGTCCAATAATCACCATCAAAAAGCTCTGA
- the LOC127906051 gene encoding U11/U12 small nuclear ribonucleoprotein 25 kDa protein-like, with translation MPVAKCFSKTLEEVNSQVALEYGQAMTVRVCKADGEVMPIVVVQNAMVLDLKKAIQRFMELKQQREGGVKHVSWRYVWRTFHLIFQGEKLDDDKMKLKDYGIRNRDEVTFMKRLRKK, from the exons ATGCCGGTCGCGAAATGTTTTAGCAAGACTCTGGAGGAGGTGAATTCCCAGGTTGCTCTGGAGTATGGCCAAGCCATGACTGTCCGTGTATGCAAAGCGGATGGCGAAGTAATGC CCATAGTGGTGGTGCAGAATGCTATGGTGCTGGATTTGAAGAAAGCCATTCAGAGGTTCATGGAGCTGAAACAGCAACGGGAGGGTGGGGTGAAGCATGTCAGCTg GAGATACGTATGGAGAACCTTTCATCTCATATTTCAAGGGGAGAAGCTTGATGATGACAAAATGAAACTAAAGGA ttaTGGGATCAGAAACAGAGATGAGGTGACATTCATGAAGAGACTGAGGAAGAAGTGA